A window from Dermacentor albipictus isolate Rhodes 1998 colony chromosome 10, USDA_Dalb.pri_finalv2, whole genome shotgun sequence encodes these proteins:
- the LOC139051046 gene encoding uncharacterized protein isoform X3, with the protein MILYAVAYVPHLLKTFLLNDQVTLAGLLILCVDVLPGGAQALLVPVACIVDYAGVVAASGLLCWAAVECPRSAPLLLVWAANSAVGIAVALRQAVMAVSVRGFLWGLVLFSLAQLAHCLWNLLLLLLADTSGSDTRVTQLGPDRSLARAPGCSRMQALRARAEGCVDPRPDAMGFFRLDRRWLLELLAVTFNMGVVLYQGSKVGRSVRGHLKVVPGVHADERTAARNTTCHESPAEKAP; encoded by the exons ATGATCCTGTACGCGGTGGCGTACGTGCCGCACCTGCTGAAGACGTTCCTGCTCAACGACCAGGTCACGCTGGCCGGACTGCTCATCCTGTGCGTCGACGTCCTCCCGGGCGGCGCCCAGGCGCTGCTCGTGCCCGTCGCGTGCATCGTCGACTACGCCGGCGTGGTGGCGGCCAGCGGCCTGCTCTGCTGGGCGGCCGTGGAGTGtccccgctccgctccgctgctTCTGGTCTGGGCCGCCAACAGCGCG GTGGGCATCGCGGTGGCGCTCCGGCAGGCCGTCATGGCCGTGTCCGTGCGCGGCTTCCTCTGGGGCCTGGTGCTCTTCTCGCTGGCGCAGCTGGCCCACTGCCTGTGgaacctgctgctgctgctgctggctgacACCTCGGGGAGCGACACTCGCGTGACGCAGCTGGGACCCGACCGCAGCCTAGCACGGGCGCCCGGATGCAGCAGGATGCAGGCGCTCAGGGCCCGCGCCGAGGGCTGCGTCGACCCGAGGCCCGACGCGATGGGCTTCTTTAGGCTCGATCGCCGTTGGCTTCTAGAACTGCTCGCCGTCACTTTCAACATGGGCGTTGTCCTGTACCAG GGATCCAAGGTTGGGAGAAGCGTCCGCGGTCACTTGAAAGTCGTGCCGGGTGTCCACGCCGACGAGCGGACCGCGGCGAGGAACACAACGTGTCACGAGTCTCCGGCAGAAAAGGCACCGTGA
- the LOC139051046 gene encoding uncharacterized protein isoform X2, producing the protein MQTRSLEGLLCAAALRHHGKRRQRGERPPLWLRLAALFEMILYAVAYVPHLLKTFLLNDQVTLAGLLILCVDVLPGGAQALLVPVACIVDYAGVVAASGLLCWAAVECPRSAPLLLVWAANSAVGIAVALRQAVMAVSVRGFLWGLVLFSLAQLAHCLWNLLLLLLADTSGSDTRVTQLGPDRSLARAPGCSRMQALRARAEGCVDPRPDAMGFFRLDRRWLLELLAVTFNMGVVLYQLTRPLSETEARRANVLRADSGKRHCGPRLGCAF; encoded by the exons ATGCAAACCCGATCTCTGGAAG GGCTTCTGTGCGCGGCGGCTCTCCGGCACCACGGAAAGCGGCGGCAGCGCGGGGAGCGGCCGCCCCTGTGGCTGCGACTGGCCGCGCTCTTCGAGATGATCCTGTACGCGGTGGCGTACGTGCCGCACCTGCTGAAGACGTTCCTGCTCAACGACCAGGTCACGCTGGCCGGACTGCTCATCCTGTGCGTCGACGTCCTCCCGGGCGGCGCCCAGGCGCTGCTCGTGCCCGTCGCGTGCATCGTCGACTACGCCGGCGTGGTGGCGGCCAGCGGCCTGCTCTGCTGGGCGGCCGTGGAGTGtccccgctccgctccgctgctTCTGGTCTGGGCCGCCAACAGCGCG GTGGGCATCGCGGTGGCGCTCCGGCAGGCCGTCATGGCCGTGTCCGTGCGCGGCTTCCTCTGGGGCCTGGTGCTCTTCTCGCTGGCGCAGCTGGCCCACTGCCTGTGgaacctgctgctgctgctgctggctgacACCTCGGGGAGCGACACTCGCGTGACGCAGCTGGGACCCGACCGCAGCCTAGCACGGGCGCCCGGATGCAGCAGGATGCAGGCGCTCAGGGCCCGCGCCGAGGGCTGCGTCGACCCGAGGCCCGACGCGATGGGCTTCTTTAGGCTCGATCGCCGTTGGCTTCTAGAACTGCTCGCCGTCACTTTCAACATGGGCGTTGTCCTGTACCAG CTGACCAGACCTCTGTCGGAGACGGAAGCCCGGAGGGCCAACGTGCTCCGAGCTGACAGCGGCAAGCGACACTGCGGACCGCGGCTCGGGTGCGCGTTTTAA
- the LOC139051046 gene encoding uncharacterized protein isoform X1: MQTRSLEGLLCAAALRHHGKRRQRGERPPLWLRLAALFEMILYAVAYVPHLLKTFLLNDQVTLAGLLILCVDVLPGGAQALLVPVACIVDYAGVVAASGLLCWAAVECPRSAPLLLVWAANSAVGIAVALRQAVMAVSVRGFLWGLVLFSLAQLAHCLWNLLLLLLADTSGSDTRVTQLGPDRSLARAPGCSRMQALRARAEGCVDPRPDAMGFFRLDRRWLLELLAVTFNMGVVLYQGSKVGRSVRGHLKVVPGVHADERTAARNTTCHESPAEKAP, encoded by the exons ATGCAAACCCGATCTCTGGAAG GGCTTCTGTGCGCGGCGGCTCTCCGGCACCACGGAAAGCGGCGGCAGCGCGGGGAGCGGCCGCCCCTGTGGCTGCGACTGGCCGCGCTCTTCGAGATGATCCTGTACGCGGTGGCGTACGTGCCGCACCTGCTGAAGACGTTCCTGCTCAACGACCAGGTCACGCTGGCCGGACTGCTCATCCTGTGCGTCGACGTCCTCCCGGGCGGCGCCCAGGCGCTGCTCGTGCCCGTCGCGTGCATCGTCGACTACGCCGGCGTGGTGGCGGCCAGCGGCCTGCTCTGCTGGGCGGCCGTGGAGTGtccccgctccgctccgctgctTCTGGTCTGGGCCGCCAACAGCGCG GTGGGCATCGCGGTGGCGCTCCGGCAGGCCGTCATGGCCGTGTCCGTGCGCGGCTTCCTCTGGGGCCTGGTGCTCTTCTCGCTGGCGCAGCTGGCCCACTGCCTGTGgaacctgctgctgctgctgctggctgacACCTCGGGGAGCGACACTCGCGTGACGCAGCTGGGACCCGACCGCAGCCTAGCACGGGCGCCCGGATGCAGCAGGATGCAGGCGCTCAGGGCCCGCGCCGAGGGCTGCGTCGACCCGAGGCCCGACGCGATGGGCTTCTTTAGGCTCGATCGCCGTTGGCTTCTAGAACTGCTCGCCGTCACTTTCAACATGGGCGTTGTCCTGTACCAG GGATCCAAGGTTGGGAGAAGCGTCCGCGGTCACTTGAAAGTCGTGCCGGGTGTCCACGCCGACGAGCGGACCGCGGCGAGGAACACAACGTGTCACGAGTCTCCGGCAGAAAAGGCACC CTGA